One window of Thermococcus sp. genomic DNA carries:
- a CDS encoding YjbQ family protein, translating into NPEVVIPVDQGELQLGTWQRILLVELDGPRRRRVQVMVCPCPAYPEEGR; encoded by the coding sequence CAACCCTGAGGTGGTTATCCCCGTGGACCAGGGTGAGCTTCAGCTCGGAACCTGGCAGAGGATACTCCTCGTCGAGTTGGACGGGCCGAGAAGGAGAAGAGTGCAGGTTATGGTCTGCCCATGCCCGGCGTACCCCGAGGAGGGGCGATAG
- the wtpB gene encoding tungstate ABC transporter permease WtpB: MRRDYTLYLFAAIGSFLIVYIILPLLVIFLKQASDFGMLVKTLHDPLVIRSLRNSLLTATATALIAITFGVPLGYALARMEFRGKSLVQAMVDVPIVIPHSVVGIMLLVTFSRAILDSYQGIIAAMLFVSASFTVNAARDGFLGVDEKLESVARSLGASRLRAFFSIALPIALPSIFSGAIMTWARAISEVGAILIVAYYPKTAQVLVLEYFNNYGLRSSRPISVILVSMSLTIFVLLRWLVGRERNA, translated from the coding sequence ATGAGGCGGGATTACACCCTTTACCTGTTCGCAGCCATCGGGAGCTTTCTTATAGTCTACATAATCCTGCCCCTGTTAGTTATATTCCTCAAGCAGGCCTCTGATTTCGGCATGCTCGTGAAGACGCTCCATGACCCGCTAGTTATTCGGTCCCTTAGAAATTCCCTTCTCACGGCCACCGCGACGGCGCTGATAGCCATCACCTTTGGAGTTCCGCTCGGCTACGCCCTCGCCAGGATGGAGTTCAGGGGTAAGAGCCTCGTTCAAGCGATGGTCGATGTTCCGATAGTCATACCTCACTCCGTTGTTGGGATAATGCTCCTGGTTACCTTTTCCCGGGCCATTCTTGACAGTTATCAAGGGATAATAGCCGCTATGCTCTTTGTCTCAGCGTCGTTTACCGTAAATGCAGCCAGGGATGGCTTTTTGGGGGTTGATGAGAAGCTTGAAAGTGTTGCCAGGAGCCTCGGTGCCTCGCGCCTTAGGGCGTTCTTCTCGATTGCCCTCCCAATAGCCCTGCCGTCCATCTTCAGCGGGGCAATAATGACGTGGGCGCGGGCTATAAGCGAGGTTGGGGCTATACTCATCGTGGCGTACTATCCCAAGACCGCTCAGGTCCTCGTTCTGGAATATTTCAACAACTACGGTCTCAGGTCCTCCCGTCCGATTTCGGTGATTCTTGTGTCCATGAGCTTAACCATCTTCGTACTGCTGCGCTGGCTGGTGGGGAGGGAGAGGAATGCTTGA
- a CDS encoding HD family hydrolase, with protein MGFLELFLEAGNLKKLRRTGWILRGVPIPESIADHSFRAALITLFLADELRDGGVEIDTERALRMALLHDLGEARITDVPLPAQRYFDKAGGEEALKGLFDKIEGAGRYMALFEEYSGGSTPEGKLVRFADKLEMLLQAYEYERTGFRGLDEFWKVAEDLRASEFYPYFRDLVEGLVERRKELYYDRTNRDATTPDLKKD; from the coding sequence ATGGGTTTCCTTGAACTCTTTCTTGAAGCTGGCAACCTCAAAAAGCTTAGAAGGACAGGCTGGATCCTCCGCGGCGTTCCCATCCCTGAAAGTATAGCCGACCACTCCTTTAGGGCTGCCCTCATAACCCTTTTCCTTGCGGATGAACTCAGGGACGGGGGTGTGGAGATAGACACGGAGCGGGCCCTCAGGATGGCCCTACTCCACGATCTCGGCGAGGCGAGGATCACAGATGTCCCCCTTCCAGCCCAGAGGTACTTCGACAAGGCTGGGGGGGAGGAGGCGCTCAAAGGGCTGTTCGACAAGATCGAGGGGGCCGGGAGATACATGGCCCTCTTTGAGGAGTACTCAGGAGGGAGTACACCCGAGGGGAAGCTCGTTAGGTTCGCCGATAAGCTTGAGATGTTGCTTCAGGCATATGAATATGAGAGAACCGGTTTCAGGGGCCTGGACGAGTTCTGGAAAGTGGCCGAAGACCTCAGGGCAAGCGAGTTCTATCCGTACTTCCGGGATCTCGTCGAGGGGCTCGTTGAGAGACGGAAGGAGCTGTATTATGATCGGACCAATCGGGATGCAACAACCCCTGACCTCAAGAAGGACTGA
- a CDS encoding DUF58 domain-containing protein yields the protein MMSAVKELVSTSLWFVFIAALVGSPHFAYYALFPISLLAVGFIIESPHGIGVRMDTNRRIYRVGEEIKIRVNLSVERGIGWVVIRNPLPPEASLVEGSNVRTFFKGLRRFEVEYEYVIVLPKRGRYTLPPTEVYAEHVLGVRESTYAVFTGGTDVTVMPEFVLSRRLHAPRKRSKLAVPVTTQSVRGALSTDFKEIREYLPGDPLRFINWKATARLGEVRVNEYEREGKKTVFFFVDVTGRMGVGSTLRTPLEYSASLVASLSYYFLKHGYNVGLYLVGSGKLLMPSTGSEQFHSILRALTEVQHIEGSTEGFRSAVEKTKRIVAQYTPLLIYVTNLIEEGFSDVAGSLTAVISAYRKRLPAIVIDVSPYSVFEDGAVSLIELEKRALSAKLSPLARVIHWDPSEGSVSSVLAKTIMMVR from the coding sequence ATGATGAGCGCCGTAAAAGAACTCGTCTCAACGTCCCTGTGGTTTGTGTTCATTGCGGCCTTGGTGGGTAGCCCACACTTTGCCTACTACGCACTGTTCCCGATTTCCCTGCTGGCGGTTGGGTTCATCATTGAAAGCCCGCACGGTATCGGAGTGAGGATGGATACGAACCGCAGGATTTACCGTGTGGGTGAGGAGATTAAAATCCGGGTCAATCTCTCAGTGGAACGGGGGATTGGGTGGGTCGTCATCAGGAACCCCCTTCCCCCGGAGGCGTCCCTGGTTGAGGGCAGCAATGTGAGGACCTTTTTTAAGGGACTCAGGAGGTTTGAGGTTGAGTACGAGTACGTCATCGTGCTCCCGAAGAGGGGCCGTTACACTCTCCCCCCCACGGAGGTCTATGCTGAGCACGTTCTAGGTGTCAGGGAGTCTACGTACGCCGTGTTCACGGGAGGAACGGACGTGACGGTGATGCCGGAGTTCGTGCTCTCCCGGCGTCTCCATGCTCCAAGGAAAAGGTCGAAACTCGCCGTTCCTGTAACGACCCAGTCAGTCCGGGGTGCACTTTCAACGGATTTTAAGGAGATTCGGGAGTACCTTCCGGGTGACCCCCTGAGGTTCATAAACTGGAAGGCCACCGCCCGGCTGGGTGAGGTCAGGGTGAACGAGTACGAGCGTGAAGGTAAGAAGACCGTCTTCTTCTTCGTCGATGTCACCGGGAGAATGGGCGTGGGCAGCACCCTGAGAACCCCCCTTGAGTACTCCGCCAGTTTGGTGGCCTCCCTCTCTTACTACTTCCTGAAACACGGATACAACGTTGGGCTGTACCTCGTCGGCAGCGGTAAGCTTCTCATGCCGTCCACGGGGTCCGAGCAGTTCCACTCCATACTCCGCGCCCTGACCGAAGTTCAGCATATCGAGGGGAGCACTGAGGGCTTCAGGAGTGCCGTTGAAAAGACAAAGCGTATAGTGGCCCAGTACACCCCGCTACTCATATACGTGACCAACCTGATAGAGGAGGGGTTCTCTGATGTCGCCGGTTCCCTCACCGCGGTGATCTCCGCCTACAGAAAACGCCTCCCCGCCATCGTCATTGATGTCTCACCCTACTCGGTTTTTGAAGACGGTGCGGTGTCCCTCATTGAGCTTGAGAAACGGGCACTGTCCGCCAAGCTCTCTCCCCTGGCCAGGGTTATTCACTGGGATCCTTCGGAGGGGAGCGTGAGCTCAGTGCTGGCTAAAACCATCATGATGGTGAGGTAA
- the wtpA gene encoding tungstate ABC transporter substrate-binding protein WtpA, with product MKWQSAFKFLFLLVVLVSAVVAAGCISAGNASTRGSGTKEETLTIFHAGSLSVPLGQLEKDFSTYAEKNLGYRVSFDDEASGSVMAVRKVTDLHKNADIVATADYTLIPQMLVPNYTDFYVLFATNEIVIAFTNESKYANEINSTNWYEILAKPGVTFGFSNPNDDPCGYRSAMVMKLADLYYGKPIFETLVEENTNIHANGTHIYVPKDIQFRTGKVVMRPKETDLVGLVESGSLDYFFIYKSVAEQHHLRYIELPDKINLRDFKLAGYYSQVQITLGSTGKVITAKPIVYGVTVLKNAPHRGLALEFLKYWLSSQGRNVFQKNYQDFLNPPIAFGNVPPELKGEVKVGSG from the coding sequence ATGAAATGGCAGAGCGCATTTAAATTCCTCTTCTTGCTCGTGGTTTTGGTATCAGCCGTTGTGGCGGCTGGCTGTATATCTGCTGGGAACGCTTCAACTCGCGGCAGTGGGACGAAAGAGGAAACGCTTACGATCTTTCATGCCGGGTCTCTCAGTGTACCCCTTGGGCAGCTTGAGAAGGACTTTTCGACATACGCTGAGAAGAACCTGGGCTACAGGGTCAGCTTTGATGACGAGGCCAGCGGAAGTGTCATGGCCGTCAGGAAGGTCACGGACCTTCATAAGAACGCCGACATAGTTGCCACCGCTGATTACACCCTTATTCCCCAGATGCTGGTCCCCAACTACACCGACTTCTACGTCCTCTTTGCCACAAACGAGATAGTGATCGCGTTCACCAACGAGAGCAAGTACGCGAATGAGATAAACTCCACAAACTGGTATGAGATACTGGCAAAGCCGGGCGTCACCTTCGGCTTCAGCAATCCCAACGACGACCCCTGTGGCTACCGTTCTGCCATGGTGATGAAACTGGCCGATCTCTACTACGGAAAGCCCATATTCGAGACGCTGGTTGAGGAGAACACGAACATACACGCCAACGGAACCCACATCTACGTCCCTAAGGACATACAGTTCAGGACAGGTAAAGTCGTGATGAGACCCAAAGAGACCGATCTGGTCGGCCTTGTGGAGTCCGGAAGCCTCGACTACTTCTTCATATACAAGAGCGTTGCGGAGCAGCACCACCTGAGGTATATCGAGTTGCCGGATAAGATAAACCTCAGGGACTTCAAACTCGCCGGTTACTACTCCCAGGTCCAGATAACCCTTGGCTCAACTGGGAAGGTGATAACGGCGAAGCCTATCGTTTACGGCGTCACGGTTCTCAAGAACGCGCCACACAGGGGGCTCGCCCTTGAGTTCCTCAAGTACTGGCTCAGCAGTCAGGGAAGGAACGTGTTCCAGAAGAACTACCAAGACTTCCTCAACCCACCCATAGCCTTCGGTAACGTGCCCCCGGAATTGAAGGGTGAAGTGAAGGTGGGGTCAGGCTAA
- the wtpC gene encoding tungstate ABC transporter ATP-binding protein WtpC, with the protein MLEVTSVSKDYRGFHLRDVTFRVETGEHFIVLGPSGAGKTVLIEIIAGIVEPDSGKVFLDSEDITHLPPEKRGLAYVPQNYALFPHMSVFDNIAFGLKLRHLPKGAIERKVREVAEVLGIEHILHRKPKTLSGGESQRVAIARALVVEPSLILMDEPFANLDLQTRGRLIQEMKRWRRELGFTALHVTHSFEEAVSLGDRVGVMLGGKLVQVGGVREVFSRPVSEEVARFLGFENIVEGTAEGNVLRTNGVEIELPIEATGRVRVGLRPEDIVLSLEPLKSSARNELHCIVESVEELGPIVRVHIRTGGLFLRAFITRSSMMNMGIKPGTWVYVGFKASALHVF; encoded by the coding sequence ATGCTTGAGGTAACCTCCGTGTCCAAGGATTACAGGGGATTTCACCTGAGGGACGTCACTTTCAGGGTTGAAACGGGCGAGCACTTCATAGTACTCGGGCCCAGCGGGGCTGGAAAAACGGTTCTCATTGAGATCATCGCCGGGATAGTAGAACCCGACTCCGGAAAGGTCTTCCTTGATAGTGAGGACATCACCCACCTACCCCCCGAGAAGCGGGGGCTGGCTTACGTTCCACAGAACTACGCCCTCTTTCCCCACATGAGCGTTTTCGACAACATAGCCTTTGGGCTGAAGCTCCGTCACCTCCCCAAGGGTGCCATCGAGAGGAAGGTCCGGGAGGTGGCTGAGGTGCTGGGGATAGAACACATCCTCCACAGGAAGCCAAAAACCCTGAGCGGAGGAGAGAGCCAGCGTGTGGCCATAGCGAGGGCCCTTGTCGTAGAGCCGTCTCTAATCCTCATGGATGAACCCTTCGCCAACCTCGACCTCCAAACCAGAGGAAGGCTCATCCAGGAGATGAAACGGTGGAGGAGGGAGCTGGGTTTTACCGCCCTTCACGTGACGCATTCGTTTGAAGAAGCTGTGAGCCTGGGGGATCGCGTTGGCGTCATGCTGGGGGGGAAGCTCGTTCAGGTTGGGGGCGTGAGGGAGGTTTTCTCGCGCCCAGTGAGTGAGGAGGTCGCGCGCTTCCTCGGATTTGAGAACATAGTTGAGGGCACCGCGGAGGGGAACGTCCTGCGGACTAACGGGGTTGAGATAGAGCTCCCCATCGAAGCCACGGGTAGGGTTAGAGTTGGTTTGAGACCGGAGGACATCGTGCTGTCGCTCGAACCCCTGAAGAGCTCCGCCAGAAACGAGCTCCACTGTATCGTCGAGAGTGTGGAAGAGCTGGGCCCCATCGTCAGGGTCCATATACGAACGGGCGGTCTTTTTCTCAGGGCGTTTATCACCCGTTCCTCAATGATGAACATGGGTATAAAGCCCGGGACTTGGGTTTACGTTGGCTTCAAGGCGAGTGCACTTCACGTATTTTAA
- a CDS encoding Era-like GTP-binding protein — translation MIKIAIIGAENVGKSTLMNVLIGGEVSEVESLPGTTKGTIRRRFGKLKIPKSMKNPMGGADEFVLVDTAGLFDPRMELRGKVLSEERFKKILKEVTSSDVIVHMVDATVGLHRGMERLHHMLKFRYGKPIIVVINKVDLATEEMVEGLRRKIKKRLGEDALVLSLVTGEGLNELIEKLAQYAQYAR, via the coding sequence GTGATAAAAATTGCCATCATAGGGGCTGAGAACGTAGGCAAATCAACTCTCATGAACGTACTGATCGGCGGGGAGGTCAGTGAAGTCGAGAGCCTTCCTGGAACGACCAAAGGGACTATAAGAAGACGTTTTGGGAAGCTGAAGATTCCAAAGAGCATGAAAAACCCTATGGGAGGTGCCGATGAGTTCGTCCTTGTGGACACGGCGGGCCTCTTCGATCCCCGAATGGAACTGAGGGGGAAGGTACTGAGCGAGGAGCGGTTCAAAAAGATCCTGAAAGAGGTAACCTCCTCTGATGTCATCGTGCACATGGTGGACGCCACCGTAGGCCTCCACAGGGGGATGGAGCGGCTCCACCACATGCTCAAATTCCGGTACGGGAAGCCTATAATAGTCGTGATAAATAAAGTTGACCTGGCTACCGAAGAAATGGTGGAGGGACTGAGGAGAAAGATAAAGAAGCGGCTAGGGGAGGACGCTCTGGTTCTTTCCCTCGTGACCGGAGAAGGACTGAACGAACTCATCGAGAAGCTGGCACAGTACGCACAGTACGCACGGTGA
- a CDS encoding isoprenylcysteine carboxylmethyltransferase family protein: MESWLLRRAVFLLFIALVPFSCAIRYPLVVGRTADIISWSGFFMFTVSLAFAFYVHSLFPRSHKRPGDFKNLLTDGPYRHVRHPFYAAFIVMGFGIALWCLSVPGLIAYALMLPLWEKVAEIEERELLEYWGDLYHEFMRTRGRFFPRRASR, translated from the coding sequence ATGGAATCGTGGCTCCTCAGGCGGGCGGTGTTCCTCCTCTTCATCGCCCTTGTACCTTTCTCCTGTGCGATTAGGTATCCCCTCGTGGTGGGCAGGACTGCCGATATCATCAGCTGGTCTGGTTTTTTCATGTTCACAGTGTCCCTCGCCTTCGCTTTCTACGTCCACTCCCTCTTCCCCAGGAGCCATAAACGACCGGGAGACTTCAAGAACCTCCTCACCGATGGGCCATACCGCCACGTCAGGCATCCATTCTACGCGGCCTTTATCGTCATGGGCTTTGGGATTGCCCTCTGGTGCCTCAGCGTCCCGGGTCTCATTGCATACGCCCTAATGCTGCCCCTCTGGGAGAAAGTGGCTGAGATCGAGGAGAGGGAGCTGCTGGAATATTGGGGAGACCTTTACCATGAGTTTATGAGGACCCGTGGCAGGTTCTTTCCAAGGAGGGCCTCGAGATGA
- a CDS encoding MoxR family ATPase: MDVERLYAISKDVLDSISEVYIGNRGVVRKTLAAALVNGNVLFEDHPGLGKTLLAKAFGKALGLEYRRIQFTPDLLPADIIGTKVWRQNTGTFELVRGPVFTNVLLADEINRAPPKTQSALLEAMEERQVTVEGDTLKLDEPFFVMATQNPLEFEGTYPLPEAQLDRFALKMSVGYPGTLEDEVAILEARLKWAKDDPTTDMRPVTDRKTFLEMQAFVEHSVYIHPDVIRYIAELVRNARGDERVEAGPSPRGALTLLKISKANAALSGRDFVIPDDVKEYALDALAHRVVLKPEHAFEGVRGEDVIRDALNKTPVPKGEMREE, translated from the coding sequence ATGGACGTTGAAAGATTGTATGCTATCTCGAAGGATGTGCTTGATTCAATCTCTGAGGTGTACATAGGAAACCGCGGCGTCGTGAGAAAGACCCTTGCAGCGGCGCTCGTCAATGGAAACGTGCTCTTTGAAGACCATCCCGGCCTTGGGAAAACCCTTCTGGCTAAGGCGTTTGGAAAGGCCCTTGGTCTAGAGTACCGGAGGATACAGTTCACGCCCGACCTGCTGCCTGCGGACATAATTGGAACCAAAGTCTGGCGCCAGAACACGGGGACGTTTGAGCTGGTTAGGGGGCCGGTTTTTACCAACGTGCTGCTGGCCGACGAGATAAACCGCGCGCCCCCCAAGACCCAGTCCGCCCTCCTCGAGGCCATGGAGGAGAGACAGGTCACCGTGGAGGGGGACACCCTTAAACTCGATGAGCCTTTCTTCGTGATGGCCACCCAGAACCCCCTTGAGTTCGAGGGCACCTACCCCCTTCCGGAGGCCCAGCTTGACAGGTTTGCGCTGAAGATGAGCGTTGGTTATCCAGGAACCCTTGAGGACGAGGTTGCCATACTGGAGGCGAGGCTTAAGTGGGCGAAGGACGACCCGACAACGGACATGAGGCCTGTGACGGACAGGAAAACCTTCCTGGAGATGCAGGCCTTCGTTGAGCACTCCGTTTACATACACCCGGACGTGATCCGTTACATAGCCGAGCTCGTGAGGAACGCTAGGGGCGACGAGAGGGTGGAGGCGGGGCCGAGCCCAAGGGGTGCCCTCACCCTTCTCAAGATATCGAAGGCAAACGCCGCCCTCTCCGGGAGGGATTTCGTCATACCCGATGACGTTAAGGAGTACGCCCTGGATGCCCTTGCCCACAGGGTCGTCTTAAAGCCCGAACACGCCTTCGAGGGTGTACGTGGGGAGGACGTGATACGGGATGCCCTGAACAAAACCCCCGTTCCCAAAGGAGAGATGCGTGAGGAATGA
- a CDS encoding transglutaminase domain-containing protein: protein MRRYVAAVFTVLTMVLLLLSMGSYIEKASNGATIAVPAAGFSAPSGGMSSAGNTTGEQVLIVTGAANTRYLRLKEYSSYVDGRWVEANTNYTTGGPEVPRITLAQTALKDRITVLSSTPLTQLPVSLYTFNLSIPYEYSPGVDLFRAVTPVKSYTFTALHFTIPPRILESLNSTPLGEYSAVNASPELRELAHNITRGLKSDYQKAVAIQSYLLSNYRYSVVTPGPPAGADPIEWFLFHSKVGDSKAFNGAFVILARLNGLSARLVSGYKIMPVPFAQQVTNSQRAYWAEVYFKGVGWIPFDATSPFTGRSHWNRPPEENTSGNQSQGPMSISVHPGQPVHVSLPEDRWLIVNGTPTHNVTLRLIHPGNYYYPLVELGWSSKAYTLSIHVTGGRFYLNTGRPVVTGLPGDNIEVHVNGSLTGSYVISPDVRVVSPLFSRLVVTSRFPSFSAMRTFYVPKTVTPSFYPIRVIATASYGEESVLLFWAHITGTIRVHSFVPEAFGPDERIVRGGLIHVVGKVVPDRGNLTHGRVYVALTRNLTSSGVVIGNGTVVNGGFNLTCHLPQELPVGKYYLITRVVSVNYKTATDVTEITVSAKTGIELTVPSVVPVRNITIGGTVVDDLGTGVTGDVSLTLDGHPLGTVNTSPPGYFSLNVSVSPGMHRLSVLYPGSKTYLPSRANLTFTAVGVNISTVEEGDELRASGRIEGMKNGNLKLDTPVGIKTVPFYGGRFNTSLPLSPELGAYNATFTINGTTVASLWVDPYRGRGIMPLISVENSSNRTLLTVRLTDKDGNPVKNEIVSLNLNGTRYLVKTDDKGRAVLKLPRGIHLDPNSLKLRVGGRSITTGGSGLNLDFLRYLLILLPLLLFVHLYSSGFRWGSPKRGSHSVVSPHFEALKLERTVYLPGEEITLRFRRSVKLFVDGELFGRGMEFRLKLPQGDHELRVGSRKVTVHVLPPRDAVIMLYKEGFLPAARKLGMRTEEATPEEIATALSGKFPKDALHEVTVLFERAKYGTMELSDDDFGEFLLALSKLGVIEDEKA, encoded by the coding sequence ATGCGCAGGTACGTTGCGGCTGTGTTCACCGTTCTAACGATGGTTCTCCTTCTGCTCTCCATGGGGAGCTACATAGAGAAAGCCTCCAACGGTGCCACGATCGCCGTTCCCGCGGCAGGTTTTTCCGCTCCCTCCGGGGGGATGTCCAGCGCCGGTAACACCACCGGTGAGCAGGTTCTGATAGTTACCGGCGCCGCCAATACCAGGTATCTCCGCCTTAAGGAGTACTCATCGTACGTGGATGGCAGGTGGGTGGAGGCTAACACCAACTACACCACGGGGGGACCGGAGGTTCCCCGGATAACACTCGCTCAAACCGCTCTCAAGGACAGGATAACGGTTCTTTCAAGCACTCCCCTCACCCAGTTGCCGGTTTCCCTCTACACATTTAACCTGTCCATTCCGTATGAGTACTCTCCAGGAGTTGACCTTTTCAGGGCGGTGACCCCCGTCAAATCTTACACGTTCACCGCCCTTCACTTCACCATTCCACCCAGGATCTTGGAGTCCCTCAACTCAACGCCGCTCGGTGAGTACTCAGCCGTTAACGCCAGTCCTGAGCTCAGGGAGCTGGCCCACAACATAACCCGTGGTTTGAAGAGTGACTACCAGAAAGCGGTTGCCATACAGTCGTACCTGCTGAGTAACTACCGGTACTCGGTTGTCACTCCCGGGCCGCCCGCCGGTGCGGACCCCATCGAATGGTTCCTCTTCCATTCGAAGGTTGGAGATTCAAAGGCGTTCAACGGTGCTTTTGTGATTCTGGCCAGACTGAACGGCCTATCGGCGAGGCTGGTCTCAGGGTACAAGATAATGCCTGTTCCCTTTGCCCAGCAGGTTACCAACTCGCAGAGGGCTTATTGGGCGGAGGTCTACTTCAAAGGGGTGGGATGGATACCTTTCGATGCAACTTCGCCCTTTACGGGAAGAAGCCACTGGAACCGTCCTCCAGAGGAGAACACGAGTGGCAATCAGTCTCAAGGGCCTATGTCAATCTCCGTCCATCCCGGGCAGCCGGTTCACGTGTCCCTCCCAGAGGACAGGTGGTTGATTGTTAACGGCACCCCGACACACAACGTAACCCTTAGGCTCATTCACCCCGGGAACTACTACTATCCCCTCGTGGAGCTTGGATGGTCCAGCAAGGCTTACACGCTCTCCATACACGTTACCGGCGGAAGGTTTTACCTGAACACCGGTAGGCCTGTGGTAACGGGGCTTCCCGGCGACAACATCGAGGTTCACGTTAATGGGAGTTTGACCGGCTCCTACGTTATCTCCCCCGATGTCCGTGTGGTTTCCCCCCTTTTCTCTAGGCTAGTTGTCACGTCAAGGTTTCCCTCCTTCAGTGCGATGCGTACCTTTTACGTGCCAAAGACGGTCACCCCCTCATTCTACCCCATTAGGGTTATCGCCACAGCTTCCTATGGGGAGGAGAGTGTCTTACTGTTCTGGGCACATATCACGGGCACTATCAGGGTCCATAGCTTCGTTCCCGAGGCATTTGGCCCGGACGAGCGCATCGTCCGCGGCGGTTTGATACATGTTGTGGGAAAGGTCGTTCCGGACAGGGGAAACCTCACCCACGGCAGAGTCTACGTAGCTCTGACCAGGAATTTAACTTCGTCCGGTGTCGTGATCGGCAACGGAACCGTGGTAAACGGTGGCTTCAACCTCACATGTCACCTTCCCCAAGAGCTCCCTGTTGGGAAGTACTACCTGATTACGCGGGTTGTTTCAGTTAATTATAAGACAGCAACCGATGTAACGGAGATAACGGTGTCCGCCAAAACTGGCATAGAGCTGACCGTTCCGTCGGTGGTCCCAGTCCGTAACATCACCATTGGGGGCACGGTTGTGGACGACCTCGGTACCGGGGTTACCGGAGACGTCAGCCTCACCTTGGACGGTCATCCCCTCGGAACCGTTAACACATCTCCCCCTGGTTATTTTTCTCTAAACGTTTCCGTTTCGCCCGGGATGCACAGGTTAAGCGTTTTATACCCGGGTTCAAAGACGTACCTTCCCTCGCGGGCAAATTTAACCTTCACCGCCGTTGGGGTGAACATATCGACTGTGGAGGAGGGGGATGAACTGCGGGCCTCGGGGAGGATAGAGGGGATGAAGAACGGCAACCTGAAGCTGGACACCCCCGTTGGCATCAAGACGGTACCCTTTTATGGTGGCCGCTTCAACACTTCCCTTCCACTCAGCCCAGAGCTGGGGGCGTACAACGCCACCTTCACCATCAACGGAACCACCGTCGCGAGCCTCTGGGTTGATCCATACCGCGGGAGGGGGATAATGCCTTTAATCAGCGTTGAGAACTCTTCAAACCGCACTCTGCTTACCGTCCGGCTTACGGACAAGGATGGAAACCCCGTTAAGAACGAAATCGTTTCTCTGAATCTCAACGGCACAAGATACCTGGTGAAGACGGACGATAAGGGCAGGGCGGTGTTGAAGTTGCCCAGGGGCATCCACCTAGATCCAAACTCCCTGAAGCTGAGGGTTGGTGGAAGGTCGATAACGACCGGAGGCTCCGGTCTAAATCTCGATTTCCTGAGGTATCTTCTTATCCTCCTGCCGTTGCTCCTGTTCGTCCACCTCTATTCCTCAGGCTTTCGGTGGGGCTCCCCCAAGAGGGGCTCACACTCTGTTGTCTCACCGCACTTTGAAGCCCTGAAGCTGGAGAGAACCGTATACCTGCCCGGCGAGGAGATCACCCTGAGGTTCAGGAGGTCAGTGAAACTGTTCGTTGACGGTGAGTTGTTCGGTAGGGGAATGGAGTTCCGGCTAAAGCTGCCACAGGGTGACCATGAGCTGAGGGTGGGTTCTCGGAAGGTTACCGTGCACGTTCTTCCTCCAAGGGATGCCGTGATAATGCTCTACAAAGAGGGTTTTCTGCCAGCGGCCCGAAAACTTGGTATGAGAACGGAGGAAGCAACCCCAGAGGAGATAGCCACCGCGCTCAGTGGCAAGTTCCCGAAAGATGCTCTTCATGAGGTCACGGTACTGTTTGAAAGGGCCAAGTATGGGACGATGGAACTCTCAGATGACGACTTCGGGGAGTTCCTCCTCGCGCTTTCCAAGCTGGGGGTGATTGAGGATGAAAAAGCTTGA
- a CDS encoding GTP-binding protein, translating into MPRRIKLGHHYYYLVSVDELISGGYRGKNVAVEGTVGDKPLVEFLPMELPSYRATFRMDGIRVEFAGSPCIQVGDRVRVYGRFLGDCIMASAIETEGAMFVTEE; encoded by the coding sequence ATGCCAAGACGGATTAAACTGGGTCATCACTACTATTATCTGGTTTCCGTTGATGAACTTATCTCCGGCGGTTACAGGGGGAAAAACGTTGCAGTTGAAGGCACAGTGGGGGACAAACCCCTGGTTGAGTTTCTCCCGATGGAACTGCCAAGCTACCGGGCGACTTTCAGAATGGACGGAATACGGGTTGAGTTCGCGGGTAGCCCCTGTATACAGGTTGGTGACCGGGTTAGGGTCTACGGTCGTTTTCTGGGCGACTGCATAATGGCCAGTGCTATAGAGACCGAAGGAGCCATGTTTGTAACGGAGGAGTGA